The genome window TTTTGTCGATGTTACCGAAGGAGAGCTATTGATTGATTTTTTTATTAAGAATAGATACGACTATGCCTGTGCGTTTCCGGCCTTTGGTTCTCGTTTGCCCGTCGGAGTGGGATTAGAAATCTTCACAAAACAAGCGTTAGAGCGCTCTTGGAAAGAAGGACTTCTTCCTCATCATCGGGAACATGTGAATGAGTATATTCAAGAGAACCGCCATTTATTTAATTTTGGAGTCTATGAAGGGAAAAATGAAAAAGATTTGTCCTGGTTTAGTCTAACAGTCGACACTTATAAGGATTATTCTTTGGCGCAATATATCTATGACAGGTTTTTATATCAATCTGAAATATCCCATTCTGACCAATAAGAAATTCAAAAATAATAATGAAAAAAATTACTATATTTATCTTTGTTTTGGGGCTATTTTTTCTTTCCCCGATTGGAAATAAGTTTCCGGATGGAAAAACGGATGAAGGACTGAGTATTACCTTTTTTTATAGGTATGTATTGAACGATTTTTTAACTTTTCCCGATGAATATGAGTATCTAGCAACGGCTACCTCTCTCGTTTACGGAAAATTTTTGAATTATTCTGATGAGGATTTTAGTAGAACTAGAGGCGATATTCCAATTGGTTCAATCGGACCGGGAATACTCGCTTCTCCGATGGTTTTGTTTGGAGCTATTTTAGATAAAATTGCGGGTAATAAGGTATATAAACTTCGTAACACGGATACACTCCGAGGATCTTGGACAGTTTTCTTTTTCGCAATAGCGACGGTTCTTTATTTTTGGCTCACTTGCTATCTTGCGTTAAAGATTGGAAGGATATTTTTAAACAAAAGTGATGCCGTGATAGCAGTCTTTTGTTTTTTTCTTGCACAAGGTTGCATTCATTATGTTTTCGTGCATCCTATCTTATCGCATATATACGAGATATTTTTACAAACGTTTCTTACCTATCTTTTCGTAAGAGATTATAAAACGGAATTCTTCGATTTGACCCCTCGAATTTTAGTGCTACTTATATCTTTAATACTCTTTACGATGTTGGTTCGTTATAATAACTTGAATTTTGCAGCCGCTTGGACGTTGGCTTTCCTTTGGAAAAGCTATACATATAATAAAAAAATATTCACAGTTCCTCACTTTATTCTGGCATTTGCTCCTATCTGTCTCTATGTTTTAATTCGATATTACACTTTTTTTATTAATCATATTCAGAATCCATTCTATATCTTAAGCTATTACGGGAATATGAATATCATCGTTAAATCGGAAAGTTTCCATTTTTTGCTACATAGATTATATTCCGTCATCTTTAGCTTAGGGAATGGCTTGATATTTACCGCTTTTCTTTTAATCGCTTCTTGGCTGACGGTGCCTTTGTTTTTGAAGAAAAAAAACCTTAATGGATTGATATTGATATTTCTGGCAAGTTTGTTTAATTTTTGGATCTTGATTAAATGGGGATACGGTGGTCCGATTCAAAGATATTATGTTTTTTCCGTTACGCCAATTTTATTTGTCGGTTTTTGTTTTTATGTAAATTCTTTGAAGTTAAATGTGAAATCTCGAGTTTTAACTATTGGGATATCGGTAAGTCTTGTTTCGATTCTGATTCAGTTTTTTTCAGAAAGAATGTTTCGATATAGTGAATATGACGATTTGGGGATGCAAGCCTGGGGAAATGAAAATTTTATTGTAAATCTTTTTTTGCTGAGAGCCGGTAGTTTTGAACTTTACACAGAAACCTTAAAGTCCGGTTTTTTGAAGTGGGTGCTTTTAGCAATAGATCGCAATACAAAAATGGTACGGGTTGATATTTACCTTATGCTTCAGTTTTTGATCCTATATCTTTCTCCGATGTTAATTTATTCTGTGTTTTATCGAATATTCAAATTTCTCTCACGCCATCAACGTTTCCGGGAATTTTTTCGATAATGGAAGCTTTGCATATTGGCGGGTACGATTTTCGATCGATGAAGATTGTTTCACACATTGTTTTATTCATTGTCCTTTAATTTTTAATTACGTACAGGAAGCTTTGATAGAGAATTTTTTATGAGTGAATTACTTGAAAAAATAAATAATAAAAGTGCAAAAGTCGGAATCATTGGTCTCGGCTACGTGGGTTTACCTTTGGCTTTGCGTTTCGTAGAGGAAGGTTTTGCTACTTCCGGTTTAGATATTGATTTACAAAAGATAGAATCGTTGAAAGAGGGAAAAAGTTATATTAAACATATTCCTTCACATAAAATCAAGAACTCAATAAGCTCTGGATTAAAGGTTAGCGAGAGATTTTCTGATGTTGCGGAGTTAGATGTGCTTGTTATTTGTGTTCCTACCCCCTTGAACAAGTTTCGAGAGCCAGACTTAAGCTATATTACGAATACACTCAATACAATTCTTCCTTATTTGAAAAAGGGACAAGCTATCTCTCTGGAAAGTACCACATACCCAGGGACTACAGAAGAGATATTGAAACCTTTACTAATTGCAAATGGATTTGAAATCGGTAAGGATTTTTATCTAATTTATTCTCCTGAAAGAGAAGACCCAGGTAATAAAAAATTCGATACGAAGACTATACCGAAAATTTGTAGCGGAGAGACTTCGGCTTGTCTTGAGATTGCTATAGCACTTTATCAGAAGATTGTAGTCCAGATCGTTCCTGTAAGCAGTACAAAGGTTGCCGAGATGACAAAACTTTTAGAAAATATTCACAGAGCTGTGAATATCGGTTTAGTCAATGAAATGAAAATCGTCGCCGATCGAATGGGAATCGACGTTTATGAAGTGATAAATGCCGCTGCGACGAAGCCATTCGGCTTTGTACCTTATTTTCCGGGACCTGGTTTAGGCGGACATTGTATTCCGATCGATCCTTTTTATTTAACATGGAAAGCAAGAGAATACGGTGTGCATACTCGTTTTATTGAACTAGCCGGAGAAGTAAATAGTTCTATGCCGGATTATGTAGTCGATAAAGTCTCATATGCGCTGAATCAAGGGAAAAAACCCATTCACGGAAGTAAGATTTTGGTAATTGGGGTTTCTTATAAAAAGAATGTCGATGATATAAGAGAGTCGCCCGGAGTTTATATTATGGAAAAACTTAGAGAGAGAGGCGGTATTATAGATTATTCAGATCCTTATATTCCGGTTTTCCCAAATATTGTGGAACATAAATTCAATTTAAAAAGTGTCGATCTGAACCCCGAATCGGTAAAGCTGTATGATTGTATCTTAATCGCTACTGATCACGATTCTATTGACTATAAGATGATTTTGGAAAACGCGTTAATGATTGTTGATTCGCGTGGTCGTTATCAACAGCAACAAACAAACGTTGTTAGAGCATAGATTCTTAATGTATAAAAAGCATAGTATCGCTGTTATAATTCCAGCTTACAACGAAGAAATCACTATTGCTAGGGTAATTGAAACATTACCTAATTTCGTAGATTTTGTGATTGTAGTTGACGATGGTTCTACTGATCAAACGGCTGAAAAAGCAAGGACAGCCGGAGCAATTGTTGTAAGTCATAAAATGAATAAAGGATTGGGAGTAACCTTCAAAACAGGAATCGTTAAGGCATTAGAAATCGGAGCTGATATCGTTGTAAATATTGATGCAGATGGGCAATTTGATTCATCCGATGTTTTGAAGTTAGTTAAGCCCGTCGTCGAAGGCAAAGCAGGATTCGCGACCGCATCAAGATTTAAAGATCCTGAGTTTTATCCTCAAATGTCCAAAATAAAATTTTATGGAAATCACTTGATGTCCCTGTTGATCAGTATCATTGTTGGCAAAAAATTCATGGATGTGTCCTGCGGATTTCGAGCTTATTCGAGGGATACGTTATTGCGATTGAATCTATTTGGAAAATTTACATATACTCAAGAAACTTTCATTGATTTGGTATTTAAGGATATTACGATATTAGAAGTTCCAGTCAGGGTGCGCGGAACTCGAGAATTCGGAAAGTCTAAGATGGCTTCGAATCTTATTAAATACGCCTATAATACTTCAAAAATTATTTTTCGAGTGGTACGTGATTATAGAGCTTTAAAAGTTTTCGGAAGCCTATCTATTATAGCTTTTGCAATCGGTCTTATCGCCGGAATTTTTTTTGCCGCACATTATCTAATTGTAGGTACATTTTATCCTCACAAATGGGCGGGTTTTGTATCGGGCTTTTTTATTCTTTTTTCCATTTTTCTTTTTCTTCTGGGATTTATTATGGATATGCTTAGTCGGATCAAAGTAAATCAGGAAGCCATGCTTTATTACCTGAAAAATCTAAACTATCCGCAAAAATCAAATTCACGAAATAAATGAGCGTCTTTCAAAAATTTTTTGGCAATATTCCAATTAGTACCGAATCACAAGGTATAAAAATTTTCGGAGCTTTTTTTAAAAGACTCTTGCATTGTATCGCGCGATATTTTCCCTTACTTCCGTCCTTTCGGGTGATATTGCATCGGTGGAGAGGAGTCAAAATCGGTAAGAATGTTTTTATCGGAGTTGAAGTTTTTATAGATGATGCAATTCCTTCTGCCGTGGAAATTGAAGACGACGTGGTTATTATTGCCCAAAATACGATTCTTGGGCACGCTTATTATCCCTTTCACTTTTCAAGTATTTTAAAATCTAAAGATACGCTTGAAAGCGGAAAGACAATTATTAAGAAAGGTGCTTATATAGGAATTCGAAGTACAATACTTGCGGGCGTAACTTTAGGTGAATATTCCATTGTAGGGGCAGGTTCATTGGTTACCAAGGATGTCCCAGCTTACACCATGGTGGTCGGCGTCCCGGCTAAGGTAGTTGCCAAATTTAAGAAATCGGATTTAGTTTTCAAAGAGTTATAATAGTATGTGCGGAATATTTGGTATAATTGGAAATCAGAAATCAAATCTAAGTTATAAGGATTTGCGTTCGATCGTTGATCATCTATTTATTTTATCTGAAGC of Leptospira sanjuanensis contains these proteins:
- a CDS encoding cytidylyltransferase domain-containing protein, with translation MKIGIILQARMGSSRLPGKVLMPLGGKAMILRIADSLKQIRNANSMIVAIPDSQEDDVLNQTLLDSNHIVYRGSQYDVLDRYYQCSIKHKFDAILRATGDNPFVDVTEGELLIDFFIKNRYDYACAFPAFGSRLPVGVGLEIFTKQALERSWKEGLLPHHREHVNEYIQENRHLFNFGVYEGKNEKDLSWFSLTVDTYKDYSLAQYIYDRFLYQSEISHSDQ
- a CDS encoding nucleotide sugar dehydrogenase, which encodes MSELLEKINNKSAKVGIIGLGYVGLPLALRFVEEGFATSGLDIDLQKIESLKEGKSYIKHIPSHKIKNSISSGLKVSERFSDVAELDVLVICVPTPLNKFREPDLSYITNTLNTILPYLKKGQAISLESTTYPGTTEEILKPLLIANGFEIGKDFYLIYSPEREDPGNKKFDTKTIPKICSGETSACLEIAIALYQKIVVQIVPVSSTKVAEMTKLLENIHRAVNIGLVNEMKIVADRMGIDVYEVINAAATKPFGFVPYFPGPGLGGHCIPIDPFYLTWKAREYGVHTRFIELAGEVNSSMPDYVVDKVSYALNQGKKPIHGSKILVIGVSYKKNVDDIRESPGVYIMEKLRERGGIIDYSDPYIPVFPNIVEHKFNLKSVDLNPESVKLYDCILIATDHDSIDYKMILENALMIVDSRGRYQQQQTNVVRA
- a CDS encoding glycosyltransferase family 2 protein; this translates as MYKKHSIAVIIPAYNEEITIARVIETLPNFVDFVIVVDDGSTDQTAEKARTAGAIVVSHKMNKGLGVTFKTGIVKALEIGADIVVNIDADGQFDSSDVLKLVKPVVEGKAGFATASRFKDPEFYPQMSKIKFYGNHLMSLLISIIVGKKFMDVSCGFRAYSRDTLLRLNLFGKFTYTQETFIDLVFKDITILEVPVRVRGTREFGKSKMASNLIKYAYNTSKIIFRVVRDYRALKVFGSLSIIAFAIGLIAGIFFAAHYLIVGTFYPHKWAGFVSGFFILFSIFLFLLGFIMDMLSRIKVNQEAMLYYLKNLNYPQKSNSRNK
- a CDS encoding acyltransferase, translated to MSVFQKFFGNIPISTESQGIKIFGAFFKRLLHCIARYFPLLPSFRVILHRWRGVKIGKNVFIGVEVFIDDAIPSAVEIEDDVVIIAQNTILGHAYYPFHFSSILKSKDTLESGKTIIKKGAYIGIRSTILAGVTLGEYSIVGAGSLVTKDVPAYTMVVGVPAKVVAKFKKSDLVFKEL